Proteins encoded in a region of the Sterolibacterium denitrificans genome:
- the moaE gene encoding molybdopterin synthase catalytic subunit MoaE: protein MSVSVQREAFDVAAEIAALSANQQSIGAIASFVGLVRDVNEDAAVSGMTLEHYPGMTERALEEIVNAAHDRWQLARVRVIHRYGPLSPGDGIVLVLVASAHRGEAFAACEFIMDYLKTRAPFWKKEVGAGDAAAARWVDARETDDRAAARWER, encoded by the coding sequence ATGTCGGTCAGCGTGCAACGGGAAGCTTTCGATGTCGCTGCTGAAATTGCGGCACTGAGCGCCAATCAGCAGAGCATCGGCGCCATCGCCAGCTTCGTCGGTCTGGTGCGCGACGTGAATGAGGATGCGGCGGTCAGCGGCATGACCCTGGAGCATTACCCCGGCATGACCGAACGCGCGCTCGAAGAAATCGTCAACGCGGCGCACGATCGCTGGCAACTGGCGCGGGTGCGGGTGATCCATCGCTACGGCCCGCTGTCGCCGGGCGATGGCATCGTGCTGGTGCTGGTCGCCAGCGCGCATCGCGGCGAGGCGTTTGCCGCCTGTGAATTCATCATGGATTATCTGAAGACCCGCGCGCCGTTCTGGAAAAAGGAAGTCGGCGCGGGCGACGCCGCAGCGGCGCGCTGGGTCGATGCGCGCGAGACGGACGATCGCGCGGCGGCACGCTGGGAACGGTGA
- the moaD gene encoding molybdopterin converting factor subunit 1 encodes MALKILYFASLREALDSSGEELALPAGVTSLAALREHLAGRGGVWRKLVESQSLRAAVNQKMADAEAAIADGDEIAFFPPVTGG; translated from the coding sequence ATGGCTCTGAAAATTCTTTATTTCGCCAGTTTGCGCGAAGCGCTGGACAGCAGCGGCGAGGAACTGGCCTTGCCCGCCGGCGTGACCAGCCTTGCCGCCTTGCGCGAACATCTGGCCGGGCGCGGCGGCGTCTGGCGCAAACTGGTCGAGTCGCAAAGCCTGCGCGCTGCCGTGAACCAGAAAATGGCCGATGCTGAAGCGGCGATTGCCGATGGTGACGAGATCGCCTTTTTTCCGCCGGTGACCGGAGGCTGA
- the mobB gene encoding molybdopterin-guanine dinucleotide biosynthesis protein B yields the protein MKVFGFAGYSNSGKTTLIERLIPRFVAQGLRVSLVKHAHHGFDLDRPGKDSYRHREAGATEVFLVSNQRWVLMHELRDEEEPSLEHQLSLMAPCDLVLVEGFKYTAIPKIEVHRPANGKALLYPDNPNIIAIAADALLQVPLPVLDLNDSETIAAFILEQVGLA from the coding sequence TCGGTTTCGCCGGTTACTCCAATTCCGGCAAGACAACGTTGATCGAGCGGCTGATCCCGCGCTTCGTCGCGCAGGGGTTGCGCGTTTCGCTGGTCAAGCATGCCCACCACGGTTTCGATCTCGACCGGCCGGGCAAGGATTCGTACCGCCACCGCGAGGCCGGTGCAACGGAAGTCTTTCTCGTCTCGAACCAGCGCTGGGTCTTGATGCACGAGCTGCGCGACGAGGAGGAGCCGTCGCTGGAACATCAACTGTCGCTGATGGCGCCCTGCGACCTGGTGCTGGTCGAGGGCTTCAAATACACGGCCATTCCGAAGATCGAAGTGCATCGCCCGGCCAATGGCAAGGCGCTGCTGTATCCGGACAACCCCAACATCATCGCCATCGCCGCCGATGCGCTGCTGCAGGTGCCCTTGCCGGTGCTGGATCTCAACGACAGCGAAACGATCGCCGCCTTCATTCTCGAACAGGTGGGTCTGGCATGA